A region from the Ammospiza caudacuta isolate bAmmCau1 chromosome 4, bAmmCau1.pri, whole genome shotgun sequence genome encodes:
- the GRSF1 gene encoding G-rich sequence factor 1, translating to MAVAAAARRTLCALLLGRGPAPPPALRLPRPAPVLLSAPVPLSAPVPLRAALRAYSQVTDAPSHEGRLSEEKPASPKAESDSVYLIRAEGFPFSCTEEDVLTFFDSCRIRNGENGIHFLLNRDGRRRGDALIELESKADVQRALEKHLRYMGPRYVKVFEVHDSDVEGLLRSLRDESQAMSDGVVLLRGLPFTSTEEDIADFFSGLKITDIAFIYRGDRRTGEAFVRFAAPEMAAKALLRHREYMGSRYIEVYVSRKHQMQRHMPYNRQLTAYSRARREYESISEDRGWRDTGGSHAEGEIKLSREGTESSRNVSESEIASSPPQHFVHVRGFPSQASAQDIINFFAPLRPTRILVEYNSHGDATGEADVHFESHEDAVAALAKEGSQMECSAIELFLNKHPKGQENC from the exons ATGGCCGTGGCCGCCGCCGCCCGTCGCACTCTGTGCGCGCTGCTGCTGGGCCGgggcccggcgccgccgcccgcgctGCGTctgccccggcccgccccggtCCTGCTCTCGGCCCCGGTCCCGCTCTCGGCCCCGGTCCCGCTCCGCGCCGCCCTCCGCGCATACAGCCAG GTCACGGATGCTCCGTCCCACGAAGGTCGCCTGTCAGAGGAGAAGCCCGCCTCACCCAAGGCGGAGAGCGACTCTGTCTACCTCATCAGGGCAGAAGGATTCCCGTTCTCGTGCACCGAGGAAGATGTCCTTACCTTCTTTGATA GCTGTAGAATTCGGAATGGCGAGAATGGGATACACTTCCTCTTGAACAGGGATGGGAGGCGCAGGGGGGATGCCTTGATCGAGCTGGAGTCCAAAGCAGACGTCCAGAGAGCCCTGGAGAAGCACCTGAGGTACATGGGCCCACGCTACGTGAAAG TGTTTGAGGTGCACGACAGCGACGTGGAGGGCTTGCTGCGCAGCCTGCGCGACGAGTCGCAGGCCATGAGCGACGGAGTGGTGCTGCTCCGAGGCCTCCCCTTCACCTCCACCGAGGAGGACATTGCAGATTTCTTCTCAG GTCTGAAAATCACAGACATTGCTTTCATTTACCGGGGAGACAGAAGGACAGGAGAAGCTTTCGTGCGGTTTGCCGCTCCGGAAATGGCAGCTAAGGCCCTGCTGCGGCACAGGGAATATATGGGAAGCAG GTACATAGAGGTGTACGTGAGCAGAAAGCACCAGATGCAAAGGCACATGCCCTACAACAGGCAGCTGACAGCCTATTCCAGGGCCAGAAGAGAGTATGAGTCCATCTCTGAAGACAGGGGCTGGAGAGACACTGGAGGCTCCCATGCCGAAGGAGAAATCA AATTGAGCAGGGAAGGAACAGAAAGCTCCAGGAACGTTTCAGAGTCTGAGATTGCCTCATCACCACCACAGCATTTTGTCCACGTGAGGGGTTTTCCTTCCCAAGCTAGTGCCCAGGACATAATAAAT ttttTTGCTCCACTGAGGCCCACAAGGATCTTGGTGGAATATAACTCCCATGGAGATGCCACAGGAGAGGCAGATGTGCATTTTGAGAGCCATGAGGACGCAGTCGCAGCGTTGGCCAAGGAGGGGTCACAGATGG AGTGCAGTGCCATTGAATTGTTCCTGAACAAACATCCCAAGGGACAGGAGAACTGCtag
- the MOB1B gene encoding MOB kinase activator 1B, whose product MPETRSCEGGSGAGAAGGDGGRAGRVPAPRRSPRTRPPSAAAAAAIGSRAAPSPGSRRSRSSAIAMSFLFGSRSSKTFKPKKNIPEGSHQYELLKHAEATLGSGNLRMAVMLPEGEDLNEWVAVNTVDFFNQINMLYGTITDFCTEESCPVMSAGPKYEYHWADGTNIKKPIKCSAPKYIDYLMTWVQDQLDDETLFPSKIGVPFPKNFMSVAKTILKRLFRVYAHIYHQHFDPVIQLQEEAHLNTSFKHFIFFVQEFNLIDRRELAPLQELIEKLTSKDR is encoded by the exons ATGCCGGAGACCCGCAGCTGCGAGGGAGGAAGCGGCGCGGGGGCCGCTGGGGGCGATGGCGGCCGGGCGGGCCGTGTCCCCGCCCCGCGGCGCTCTCCCCGCACCCGCCCGCCctccgccgccgctgctgctgccattgggagccgagccgcgccgagcccAGGCAGCCGCCGGTCCCGCTCTTCCGCCATCGCCATGAGCTTCTTGTT TGGCAGTCGCTCTTCCAAGACCTTCAAACCAAAGAAGAATATTCCTGAGGGGTCCCACCAGTACGAGCTGCTCAAACATGCCGAGGCCACGCTGGGGAGCGGCAACCTGCGGATGGCCGTGATGCTTCCAGAGGGGGAGGACCTCAATGAGTGGGTGGCAGTTAACA CTGTTGACTTCTTCAACCAGATCAACATGCTCTATGGAACCATCACGGACTTCTGCACGGAGGAAAGCTGCCCTGTCATGTCTGCTGGCCCCAA GTACGAGTACCACTGGGCAGATGGCACCAACATCAAGAAGCCCATCAAGTGCTCCGCACCCAAGTACATCGATTACCTGATGACCTGGGTCCAGGACCAGCTGGACGATGAAACGCTCTTTCCTTCCAAAATAG GCGTACCATTCCCAAAGAACTTCATGTCAGTGGCCAAGACAATTCTCAAGCGTCTGTTCAGAGTTTATGCCCACATCTACCACCAGCACTTCGACCCAGTgatccagctgcaggaggaggcacACCTTAACACTTCTTTCAAGCACTTTATATTCTTTGTTCAG GAATTCAACCTTATTGATAGAAGAGAACTTGCACCACTTCAAGAACTGATTGAAAAACTCACCTCCAAGGACAGATAA